From the Halobacteriovorax sp. GB3 genome, the window CCTCTTCCTGGAACTTATGTGATCAACAAAAAAGGTCAAATTATTTACGCTTTTGCCGAGGCTGACTATACAAAGAGAGCTGAGCCGAGCGAAGTGATTAAACTTCTCGATTAAGAGTATTATTTTTTTTTGAAGATAAGCATTCGGTTATTAGCTGGCATTTCATGGTCAGCTAGTAACTCTATCCCTTCTTTAAGGAGGAGTTCACAAACTTCTTCAAAGTCTCTAATCCCCATATGAGGCGCTTTCATTTTCAGAAATTGATCAAACTCTTCATTGCTCTTACTGGTAAATCTTCCTTGGTAATTAAAAGGGCCATAATAAGCAAACAGAGCACCATTTTTTAAATTCTTACCTAGGTCTTGAAAGAGAACCTTTGCTTGATCAAAAGACATAATATGCAGTGTATTCGCACTGAAATAGAGATCATAGTCCTCAGCAGGTAAAGGCGTTTGACCTGCTTGATAGTGAAGAGGTGATAAAATATTTACGAGATCTTCTTGATCGTTTATCCAGCTTTTTATTGCTTGGTGGTTTTCAAGAAGATCACTGGTTTGCCACGTGATATTTGGAAGATTTTCGGCGAAATAAAGGGCATGTTGCCCTGTGCCCGAGCCAATCTCAAGAATATTTAAATGTTGATCTTTGATGAGTTCTTTTAAAATCTCAAAAATAGGTTTCTTATTGCGCTCACATGCTGCGGAGTATGGTTTTGTCATAGTTATTATTATGGAGAATGCATCGAGGGTGGTCAATGAAATGTTGCGCTGTCTTAAATTTGCCAAGTCACGCTAAAAGCATTGTAATGTTATAGCAATAAATGACTTCGATAGATTGGAGGACGCGTGAAGCGCTATATTTTAGTTTTGTTAATGTTAGTCACTTCTACTTTTGCTTCTGAGTGGGTTTTTGTTCAAGAGTATGAGGGTGTAAAATTATTTAAACTCAAAGAACAAAAAGATGGAATTATTCCTTTTAAAGCAACTTTTGATTCAACTTATGAGCAAGAAAAATTTGTACAGCTCTTACTTGATTATCAAATGAAAAAGGATTGGTCTCCAAAGCTTAAAGACGTTAAGCTCCATAAGCAACTCAATAAAAGAAGTTATGTTTTTAGTGAGTACTATTCTACTCCTTGGCCTTTTTACGATAGAGAGTTTCTTCTAACAGGTGAGATCATTAAGAACGGTGATGTCGTTCATTTTAAAGCAAGCCAATTTGATGATTCTTCATATGCTGATGACTCCCATGTTGTGGCCAATGTTCAACTACTTGATGTGGCCTTGAAGCCAATTGAAAAGGGAACACATATTGAATTTCGCTTTATTGGAGATATGGGCGGGGTGATTCCTTCTTGGGTCTCAAATATTATTCAAAAAAAGTGGCCTGTTCGCTTTATCCAAGCAATGGAGAAAACTCTGAGTATGAATAAACAAAAAGTTTCAAAAGAATATAAAGACTATCTAGAAGATATTAAATAGAGGGAGAGATATGAACGTTTTTATTAAGATAATTTTGTTATTGGGACTAGTCAGTTGCGCAAGTACGTATGATAAAAATATTCCTGTCAATAAAGACAACATCCAACCGGGTTCAAATGTCACACTTGGGGGAAAAGATGTTTCTTTGTATAAGGGCAAGCACCCTTTAAAAGTTGGAAGTAATTTTGTCGATCTTATGAAGACGATTAACTTTCCATTTGAATTTAATAATAAAGTTACTGTCATTAATGTTGTTCCTTCAATTGATACGCCAGTATGTGAAGCCCAGTCCCACATTCTAGGCGAAACAGATATGCTTAAAAAAGGAATTGATCTTGTCAGTATTAGTCGCGATCTTCCAATGGCACAGAAGAGATTTGCTAAAGAGGCGAAGTTAACTAATATTCGCTACCTTTCTGATTATGCTAACGGAACATTTGGACGCAGCACAGGTGTTATGATGAAAGAGAAGGAGCTTCTTGCAAGGGGAGTGATTGTTCTCGATGCGAAGGGATATATTCGCTATATGCAATTTATTTCTGAAGTAACTCAATTACCTGATATGGTGAAGGCCTTTGAAATCGCAAATCTACTCGTTAAATAAGTGGTCAAGTTAGTTTTAATTCAAATCTTATTTTGTATCGGCCTAGGTTTTTTACTTGGGCCATTGTCTCTTAGTTTTATTTCTCTTTTTATTCTTATCGATCTTTTTCTTACCGTTTTACGTTTAGTCAAAAAAGAAAAAGCTCCTTTTTCACGCTATCTTATTGGTTCTCTGATTTCTTTTTTTAGTCTCTTTTACTATTTTGATGCCTATGGTGGATTTGCCTTAAAAGAACAGGGAAGAAAAGTGAGAGTATTAAGCTTTAAAGAGCAGAGAGAATGGTTTAAAGAGAAGAGAACGCCCTATCCCTGTCTGTTCTGTGAAGAGTTTCACTTCATTGAAAAAAGAGAGCATGCTCCTTATCCTATTCTTTATCTTAATATCTACTATCCCTTCTACCGGAAGAAATATGACTTTGAGACAGGTACTGTTAAGAGGTTTTAGTTCTTAAAATGGGACTTTCTTCTTTTAAATGCTTCGTGAAGGCATCCATAACGATTTTGTGCATAGGTGCTTGGGTTACAATATAAATGTACCAAGGTAGTGAAGGAATAAATTCATGAATGGCCGCAATCGTATATTCTTTATTCAAAACTTGTCTAAATTCGAGCCAACCAGTGTGAGTCGTCTTTGATAAAAGACCTCCGATAATGTGAAATTTTTGACGATCTTGATCGTACTTACCTGGAATATACTTAAGAATCAATAGGGGCGTATTAGGCATAAATGACAAATGAAACATAATCTCGTCATGTTGTTCATTTGTTTTCACATGAATTAAAGTCTTCATATAAATTGGTAGCCATTCAATATATTCTTTCGCAATAAATTTACAGTCAATATCTTTAATTTTTGGAAGTCGTTGTATCGAACGTACTGAGTTCGATTCTTTTAGTTTTCTTTTTATTCTCGATCTTTTTTCACGAACAGTTGTCGAATTTATCTTTTCGATCATTTTCGCAAAAGTTCGATATTCAATATTCTCTCTAATAAATGGTGATTGGGTGTGGGAGTCAAAGTGACAAAGTAAGCTATCGACAAGTGGTGAAACGAGTTCAAATGTTGATTGCCCAAAAATGGTAACCCAGAGTTTGGAGAATTTAACCGAATTTATTGGAACAGAGAGCATTGCTCGCTTTAATTTTCCCTTGTCAGCAAGAGTCCTTATCAATTGCTCATAGGTGAGATTTTCCCCATTAATAACATCGATGGTTTTATCGTAGTGTTCTTGGTTTCCAATACACTTTGAGATAATGTTAATGAGATCATCAATATAGATGACTTGCGTTTTATTCTGTGTCCAGTTGGGTAAGACCATAAAAGGCAGATTGTTCACAAGAGATCGAAGGATTTCAAAGCTGGAACCTCCTTTTCCTACAACCATACCTGCTCGTAATATTGTTGTCGGAATGCCCGTTGCTTTTAAAACGTTTTCAACTTCTTTTCTACTTTGAAGATGCTCACTTAATTGTCCATTTGGAATGAGTCCTCCAAGATAGATAATTTGTTTCACATTATTTTCAATACATGAACGAGCAAAATTATCGGCTAGGAGAAGATCTGTATCTTTGAAATTACCTTGAAACAATCTCGTTGAAGGAAGCATTGAGTGCACGAGATAGATGGCAACATCTGCTTCTCTAAGGCCATTTCTTGTACTATTGAGAGAGAAGAGATCGACTTCCCGCCAGGTAACTTGACTGTCTTTACTCTGTCGCAAAAAACGAGAAAGCCCAAGTACTTCAAAGTTTTCTTTAATATTATCGATGAGATGATTTCCAACAAATCCCGATGCCCCGGCAATGGCCACTTTAAGTCCCATGAGTCTCTCCTTTTGAACTAAGATCATTATAGCCTAGATCTAAGTTAGAAAATCATTCGTCTAAATACCGTCTAGAGATCGATCTTTACTTAGAGTTGAGGTAGTCGCTCTTACGTCCTTTAAATTCTTCCATGGAATTATTAACCCCAAAGAAATTTAAAAGAGCATCAAAAATTGTAGGAGAGAGAACTTTTATCAAAAAGATACTAAAGATAAATCTTGGC encodes:
- a CDS encoding DUF938 domain-containing protein, whose protein sequence is MTKPYSAACERNKKPIFEILKELIKDQHLNILEIGSGTGQHALYFAENLPNITWQTSDLLENHQAIKSWINDQEDLVNILSPLHYQAGQTPLPAEDYDLYFSANTLHIMSFDQAKVLFQDLGKNLKNGALFAYYGPFNYQGRFTSKSNEEFDQFLKMKAPHMGIRDFEEVCELLLKEGIELLADHEMPANNRMLIFKKK
- a CDS encoding redoxin family protein, translated to MNVFIKIILLLGLVSCASTYDKNIPVNKDNIQPGSNVTLGGKDVSLYKGKHPLKVGSNFVDLMKTINFPFEFNNKVTVINVVPSIDTPVCEAQSHILGETDMLKKGIDLVSISRDLPMAQKRFAKEAKLTNIRYLSDYANGTFGRSTGVMMKEKELLARGVIVLDAKGYIRYMQFISEVTQLPDMVKAFEIANLLVK
- a CDS encoding NAD-dependent epimerase/dehydratase family protein, with product MGLKVAIAGASGFVGNHLIDNIKENFEVLGLSRFLRQSKDSQVTWREVDLFSLNSTRNGLREADVAIYLVHSMLPSTRLFQGNFKDTDLLLADNFARSCIENNVKQIIYLGGLIPNGQLSEHLQSRKEVENVLKATGIPTTILRAGMVVGKGGSSFEILRSLVNNLPFMVLPNWTQNKTQVIYIDDLINIISKCIGNQEHYDKTIDVINGENLTYEQLIRTLADKGKLKRAMLSVPINSVKFSKLWVTIFGQSTFELVSPLVDSLLCHFDSHTQSPFIRENIEYRTFAKMIEKINSTTVREKRSRIKRKLKESNSVRSIQRLPKIKDIDCKFIAKEYIEWLPIYMKTLIHVKTNEQHDEIMFHLSFMPNTPLLILKYIPGKYDQDRQKFHIIGGLLSKTTHTGWLEFRQVLNKEYTIAAIHEFIPSLPWYIYIVTQAPMHKIVMDAFTKHLKEESPILRTKTS